In Myotis daubentonii chromosome 16, mMyoDau2.1, whole genome shotgun sequence, one DNA window encodes the following:
- the LRRC59 gene encoding leucine-rich repeat-containing protein 59 isoform X1, which yields MTKAGGKGGNLRDKLDGNELDLSLSDLNEVPVKELAALPKATILDLSCNKLTTLPSEFCGLTHLVKLDLSKNKLQQLPADFGRLVNLQHLDLLKNRLVTLPVSFAQLKSLKWLDLKDNPLDPALAKVAGDCLDEKQCKQCANKVLQHMKVVQADQERERQRRQEVEREAEKKREAKQRAKEAQEREVRKREKAEEKERRRKEYDALKSSKREPEKKPKKETNQASKSKSGSRSRKQPARKHTRSWAVLKLLLLLLLCVAGGLVVCRVTELQQQPLCTSVNTIYDNAIRGLRSHHILQWVLQTDPQQ from the exons ATGACCAAGGCCGGTGGCAAGGGCGGGAATCTCCGCGACAAGCTGGACGGCAACGAGCTGGACCTGAGCCTTAGCGACCTGAATGAGGTCCCGGTCAAGGAGCTG GCTGCCCTTCCAAAGGCCACCATACTGGATCTGTCCTGCAATAAACTGACTACTCTCCCG TCGGAGTTCTGTGGCCTCACACACCTGGTGAAGCTGGACCTGAGTAAGAACAAACTGCAGCAACTGCCAGCCGACTTCGGCCGTCTGGTCAACCTCCAGCACCTGGATCTCCTCAAAAACAGGCTGGTCACCCTGCCTGTCAGCTTTGCTCAGCTCAAG AGCCTGAAGTGGCTGGACCTGAAGGATAACCCCCTGGATCCTGCCCTGGCCAAAGTGGCAGGGGACTGCCTGGATGAGAAGCAGTGTAAGCAGTGTGCCAACAAG GTTTTACAGCACATGAAGGTCGTGCAGGCGGATCAGGAGCGAGAGAGGCAGCGGCGGCAGGAAGTAGAACGCG AGGCGGAGAAGAAGCGGGAGGCCAAGCAGCGAGCCAAAGAGGCTCAGGAGCGGGAGGTGCGCAAGCGGGAGAAGGCGGAAGAGAAGGAGCGCCGGAGGAAGGAGTACGATGCCCTCAAATCATCCAAACGGGAGCCCGAGAAGAAACCCAAGAAGGAAACGAATCAGGCATCGA AATCCAAGTCCGGCTCTCGGTCCCGTAAGCAGCCAGCCCGGAAGCACACCCGGTCCTGGGCGGTgctgaagctgctgctgctgctgctgctgtgcgtGGCGGGCGGGCTGGTGGTGTGCCGGGTGACGGAGCTGCAGCAGCAGCCCCTCTGCACCAGCGTGAACACCATCTACGACAATGCGATCCGGGGTCTGCGCAGCCACCACATCCTCCAGTGGGTCCTGCAGACCGACCCCCAGCAATGA
- the LRRC59 gene encoding leucine-rich repeat-containing protein 59 isoform X2 produces MLKHAALPKATILDLSCNKLTTLPSEFCGLTHLVKLDLSKNKLQQLPADFGRLVNLQHLDLLKNRLVTLPVSFAQLKSLKWLDLKDNPLDPALAKVAGDCLDEKQCKQCANKVLQHMKVVQADQERERQRRQEVEREAEKKREAKQRAKEAQEREVRKREKAEEKERRRKEYDALKSSKREPEKKPKKETNQASKSKSGSRSRKQPARKHTRSWAVLKLLLLLLLCVAGGLVVCRVTELQQQPLCTSVNTIYDNAIRGLRSHHILQWVLQTDPQQ; encoded by the exons ATGCTGAAACAT GCTGCCCTTCCAAAGGCCACCATACTGGATCTGTCCTGCAATAAACTGACTACTCTCCCG TCGGAGTTCTGTGGCCTCACACACCTGGTGAAGCTGGACCTGAGTAAGAACAAACTGCAGCAACTGCCAGCCGACTTCGGCCGTCTGGTCAACCTCCAGCACCTGGATCTCCTCAAAAACAGGCTGGTCACCCTGCCTGTCAGCTTTGCTCAGCTCAAG AGCCTGAAGTGGCTGGACCTGAAGGATAACCCCCTGGATCCTGCCCTGGCCAAAGTGGCAGGGGACTGCCTGGATGAGAAGCAGTGTAAGCAGTGTGCCAACAAG GTTTTACAGCACATGAAGGTCGTGCAGGCGGATCAGGAGCGAGAGAGGCAGCGGCGGCAGGAAGTAGAACGCG AGGCGGAGAAGAAGCGGGAGGCCAAGCAGCGAGCCAAAGAGGCTCAGGAGCGGGAGGTGCGCAAGCGGGAGAAGGCGGAAGAGAAGGAGCGCCGGAGGAAGGAGTACGATGCCCTCAAATCATCCAAACGGGAGCCCGAGAAGAAACCCAAGAAGGAAACGAATCAGGCATCGA AATCCAAGTCCGGCTCTCGGTCCCGTAAGCAGCCAGCCCGGAAGCACACCCGGTCCTGGGCGGTgctgaagctgctgctgctgctgctgctgtgcgtGGCGGGCGGGCTGGTGGTGTGCCGGGTGACGGAGCTGCAGCAGCAGCCCCTCTGCACCAGCGTGAACACCATCTACGACAATGCGATCCGGGGTCTGCGCAGCCACCACATCCTCCAGTGGGTCCTGCAGACCGACCCCCAGCAATGA
- the EME1 gene encoding crossover junction endonuclease EME1 isoform X1, whose protein sequence is MALKKSSLSLDSSSDAEELPVFTFLKKEPCSTKRRQPQREERIVVVHISDSEPSCPPSPRRKDPPPIPDIAEPITQTRPVRVLSSGSEDEEELIPLAERLTCKFLTHKQLSPEDSNSPVKSVLDHQNNEGASPDWKKQPFPKICDVPLQDTSERCTSNNKDSTVDSPCHQVPAHQATCPPRSVSSSVTKTNAEALPPQKRTKHSQRVQRRGPQGQASRKESTLRQPQREKKAALANRPKARRPEECLKHIAVALDPGLLQMEGGGQLLGALQSMECCCVIEAQAVPRSMAWRRRAGPAADGEEAWVEEPMVLVLLPAEAFVSMIHNFKQGGPGSTEKGKETLRSFVADITARTAGKALSLVIVDQEKCFSAPNPPRRRKPGVANGEQAKEKKKKKQGPPEASTAPVVSRVDMEEALVDMQLHTHAQARVVQSWQELADFACSFTKAVAEAPFKRLRDQTNFSFCLESDWAGGAKVDRAGRGLAQVWRRQIQQLNRVSLEMASAVVAAYPSPQLLVQAYRRCFSEQERQNLLADIQVRRGEGVTSTSRRVGPDLSRRIYLQMTALQPDLSLDSAD, encoded by the exons ATGGCTCTAAAGAAGTCATCGCTCTCCCTGGACTCTTCCAGTGATGCTGAGGAGTTGCCAGTATTTACCTTTCTGAAGAAGGAACCATGTTCAACAAAGAGGAGGCAGcctcagagggaggagaggatcGTAGTGGTTCACATCTCAGATTCTGAGCCCTCCTGTCCTCCATCACCAAGGCGGAAAGATCCACCGCCCATCCCAGACATAGCTGAACCCATCACACAAACACGGCCAGTCAGGGTGCTGAGCAGTGGAAGTGAGGATGAGGAGGAACTTATTCCCCTGGCTGAGAGACTGACATGTAAGTTTTTGACCCACAAGCAGCTGAGCCCTGAAGATTCTAACTCCCCAGTGAAAAGCGTTTTGGATCATCAGAATAATGAAGGAGCATCACCTGACTGGAAAAAACAGCCCTTTCCAAAGATCTGTGATGTTCCCCTCCAAGACACCTCAGAAAGGTGTACATCGAATAACAAGGACTCTACGGTAGACAGTCCATGCCATCAGGTTCCAGCCCACCAAGCTACCTGCCCTCCCCGGAGCGTCAGCTCGTCAGTCACCAAAACAAATGCCGAGGCCCTCCCACCTCAGAAGAGAACCAAGCACAGTCAGAGGGTCCAGAGGAGAGGCCCACAGGGACAAGCAAGCCGGAAGGAAAGCACCCTGAGACagccacagagagaaaaaaaggcagcACTGGCTAACAGACCAAAAGCCCGGAGGCCAGAGGAGTGCTTGAAGCACATCGCTGTGGCGCTGGATCCAG GGCTTTTACAGATGGAAGGCGGCGGCCAGCTCCTCGGAGCGCTGCAGTCCATGGAGTGCTGCTGTGTGATTGAGGCGCAGGCCGTGCCGCGCAGCatggcctggaggaggagggccgGGCCGGCTGCG GATGGAgaggaggcctgggtggaggaGCCGATGGTCCTGGTGCTGCTCCCGGCAGAGGCGTTTGTGTCCATGATCCACAACTTCAAGCAG GGAGGTCCAGGCAGCACcgagaaagggaaggaaacacTCCGGAGCTTTGTAGCAGACATCACGGCAAGGACAGCGGGAAAGGCTCTGTCACTGGTGATTGTGGATCAGGAGAAATGCTTCAG TGCTCCAAATCCTCCAAGGAGAAGGAAGCCGGGAGTGGCAAACGGAGAACAGgccaaggagaagaagaagaagaaacagggaCCACCAGAGGCCAGCACAGCGCCCGTGGTGTCCAGGGTAGACATGGAGGAG GCACTGGTGGATATGCAGCTACACACACACGCCCAGGCCCGAGTTGTGCAGAGCTGGCAAGAGCTGGCCGACTTCGCGTGCTCGTTCACGAAGGCTGTGGCTGAGGCGCCCTTCAA GAGACTCCGAGATCAAACTAATTTCTCCTTCTGCCTGGAGAGCGACTGGGCTGGAGGGGCGAAGGTGGACCGTGCTGGCAGGGGCCTTGCTCAGGTCTGGCGGAGGCAGATTCAGCAGCTGAACCGAGTCAGCCTGGAAATGGCCAGCGCTGTTGTGGCCGCCTATCCCTCCCCACAGCTCCTGGTCCAG GCTTATAGGCGGTGTTTTTCGGAGCAAGAACGCCAGAATCTGCTTGCAGACATACAGGTGCGCCGTGGGGAAGGCGTGACATCTACCTCCCGCCGTGTTGGACCAGATCTGTCCAGGCGCATCTACCTTCAGATGACCGCGTTGCAGCCAGATCTCTCTTTAGACAGTGCAGACTGA
- the EME1 gene encoding crossover junction endonuclease EME1 isoform X2, with product MALKKSSLSLDSSSDAEELPVFTFLKKEPCSTKRRQPQREERIVVVHISDSEPSCPPSPRRKDPPPIPDIAEPITQTRPVRVLSSGSEDEEELIPLAERLTCKFLTHKQLSPEDSNSPVKSVLDHQNNEGASPDWKKQPFPKICDVPLQDTSERCTSNNKDSTVDSPCHQVPAHQATCPPRSVSSSVTKTNAEALPPQKRTKHSQRVQRRGPQGQASRKESTLRQPQREKKAALANRPKARRPEECLKHIAVALDPGLLQMEGGGQLLGALQSMECCCVIEAQAVPRSMAWRRRAGPAADGEEAWVEEPMVLVLLPAEAFVSMIHNFKQGGPGSTEKGKETLRSFVADITARTAGKALSLVIVDQEKCFSAPNPPRRRKPGVANGEQAKEKKKKKQGPPEASTAPVVSRVDMEEALVDMQLHTHAQARVVQSWQELADFACSFTKAVAEAPFKLIGGVFRSKNARICLQTYRCAVGKA from the exons ATGGCTCTAAAGAAGTCATCGCTCTCCCTGGACTCTTCCAGTGATGCTGAGGAGTTGCCAGTATTTACCTTTCTGAAGAAGGAACCATGTTCAACAAAGAGGAGGCAGcctcagagggaggagaggatcGTAGTGGTTCACATCTCAGATTCTGAGCCCTCCTGTCCTCCATCACCAAGGCGGAAAGATCCACCGCCCATCCCAGACATAGCTGAACCCATCACACAAACACGGCCAGTCAGGGTGCTGAGCAGTGGAAGTGAGGATGAGGAGGAACTTATTCCCCTGGCTGAGAGACTGACATGTAAGTTTTTGACCCACAAGCAGCTGAGCCCTGAAGATTCTAACTCCCCAGTGAAAAGCGTTTTGGATCATCAGAATAATGAAGGAGCATCACCTGACTGGAAAAAACAGCCCTTTCCAAAGATCTGTGATGTTCCCCTCCAAGACACCTCAGAAAGGTGTACATCGAATAACAAGGACTCTACGGTAGACAGTCCATGCCATCAGGTTCCAGCCCACCAAGCTACCTGCCCTCCCCGGAGCGTCAGCTCGTCAGTCACCAAAACAAATGCCGAGGCCCTCCCACCTCAGAAGAGAACCAAGCACAGTCAGAGGGTCCAGAGGAGAGGCCCACAGGGACAAGCAAGCCGGAAGGAAAGCACCCTGAGACagccacagagagaaaaaaaggcagcACTGGCTAACAGACCAAAAGCCCGGAGGCCAGAGGAGTGCTTGAAGCACATCGCTGTGGCGCTGGATCCAG GGCTTTTACAGATGGAAGGCGGCGGCCAGCTCCTCGGAGCGCTGCAGTCCATGGAGTGCTGCTGTGTGATTGAGGCGCAGGCCGTGCCGCGCAGCatggcctggaggaggagggccgGGCCGGCTGCG GATGGAgaggaggcctgggtggaggaGCCGATGGTCCTGGTGCTGCTCCCGGCAGAGGCGTTTGTGTCCATGATCCACAACTTCAAGCAG GGAGGTCCAGGCAGCACcgagaaagggaaggaaacacTCCGGAGCTTTGTAGCAGACATCACGGCAAGGACAGCGGGAAAGGCTCTGTCACTGGTGATTGTGGATCAGGAGAAATGCTTCAG TGCTCCAAATCCTCCAAGGAGAAGGAAGCCGGGAGTGGCAAACGGAGAACAGgccaaggagaagaagaagaagaaacagggaCCACCAGAGGCCAGCACAGCGCCCGTGGTGTCCAGGGTAGACATGGAGGAG GCACTGGTGGATATGCAGCTACACACACACGCCCAGGCCCGAGTTGTGCAGAGCTGGCAAGAGCTGGCCGACTTCGCGTGCTCGTTCACGAAGGCTGTGGCTGAGGCGCCCTTCAA GCTTATAGGCGGTGTTTTTCGGAGCAAGAACGCCAGAATCTGCTTGCAGACATACAGGTGCGCCGTGGGGAAGGCGTGA
- the MRPL27 gene encoding large ribosomal subunit protein bL27m isoform X2 has product MASAVLALTTRAAATALLRPPQAAALAVRYASKKTGGSSKNLGGKSPGKRFGIKKMEGHYVHAGNILGTQRNFRWHPGAHVGLGKRKCLYALEEGIVRYTKEVYVPHPNNSEAVDLVTRLPKGAVLYKTFVHVVPAKPEGTFKLVAML; this is encoded by the exons ATGGCGTCGGCGGTGCTGGCGCTGACGACGCGGGCCGCTG CTACAGCCCTGCTGAGGCCCCCTCAGGCTGCAGCTCTTGCCGTCAGATATGCATCCAAGAAGACAGGTGGCAGCTCCAAAAACCTCGGTGGAAAGTCACCAGGCAAACGCTTTGGCATCAAGAAAATGGAGG GTCACTATGTTCATGCCGGCAACATCCTTGGGACTCAGCGCAACTTTCGCTGGCACCCAGGTGCCCAT gtggggctggggaagaggAAGTGTCTGTATGCCCTGGAGGAGGGGATCGTCCGCTACACGAAGGAGGTCTACGTGCCCCACCCCAACAACTCGGAGGCTGTGGATCTGGTCACCAGGCTGCCCAAGGGTGCTGTGCTCTATAAGACTTTTGTCCACGTGGTTCCTGCCAAGCCTGAGGGCACCTTCAAACTGGTCGCTATGCTTTGA
- the MRPL27 gene encoding large ribosomal subunit protein bL27m isoform X1 produces the protein MASAVLALTTRAAGKGTRGRSGGRSGATALLRPPQAAALAVRYASKKTGGSSKNLGGKSPGKRFGIKKMEGHYVHAGNILGTQRNFRWHPGAHVGLGKRKCLYALEEGIVRYTKEVYVPHPNNSEAVDLVTRLPKGAVLYKTFVHVVPAKPEGTFKLVAML, from the exons ATGGCGTCGGCGGTGCTGGCGCTGACGACGCGGGCCGCTGGTAAAGGGACGCGTGGCCGTTCCGGGGGGCGGAGTGGAG CTACAGCCCTGCTGAGGCCCCCTCAGGCTGCAGCTCTTGCCGTCAGATATGCATCCAAGAAGACAGGTGGCAGCTCCAAAAACCTCGGTGGAAAGTCACCAGGCAAACGCTTTGGCATCAAGAAAATGGAGG GTCACTATGTTCATGCCGGCAACATCCTTGGGACTCAGCGCAACTTTCGCTGGCACCCAGGTGCCCAT gtggggctggggaagaggAAGTGTCTGTATGCCCTGGAGGAGGGGATCGTCCGCTACACGAAGGAGGTCTACGTGCCCCACCCCAACAACTCGGAGGCTGTGGATCTGGTCACCAGGCTGCCCAAGGGTGCTGTGCTCTATAAGACTTTTGTCCACGTGGTTCCTGCCAAGCCTGAGGGCACCTTCAAACTGGTCGCTATGCTTTGA